In Paraburkholderia youngii, the genomic stretch CAAGGATTCATTCAATGAATTCACGCAGGATCGCCGTGCGCCGTTCGGGTGTGCACGGCAAAGGCGTGTTTGCTCTCGAACCGATCGCGGCGGGCGAACGACTGATCGAATACAAGGGCGAGCGGATTACCTGGAAAGAAGCGTTGCGCCGTCATCCGCATAATCCGGCTGAACCGAATCACACGTTTTATTTCGCGCTGGATAACGGCAAGGTTATCGACGGCAAGGTGAATGGCAATAGCGCGCGCTGGATCAATCATTCATGCGCGCCGAACTGCGAAGCCGAGGAAATCGACGGACATGTGTACGTGCATGCGCTGCGCGATATCGCGGAGGGTGAGGAAGTCTTTTACGACTACGGCCTCGTGATCGACGCGCGGCAGACGAAGAAGCTGAAAAAGGAGTACGAATGCCGTTGCGGCGCGCGCAAGTGCCGCGGCACGATGCTGGCGCCGCCGCAAAAGGGCAAGGGCGGCGGCAAGTCGGGTAAAGGTGCCGACAAGGACCAGAAGTCCAGCAAATCGGCGAAGAAATCGAAGAAGAAATGAGCCACGGGCCGGCGCGCGGCGTTAGCTGTCTGCACTGATCGAGGCGCCAAGGCGAATGCCGCCGGGGCAGCCCGGCAAACCTTCTACAAATCGACCGGCGCCGAGTGCGCCGGTTTTTTCGTGGCGCGTCGCTCGTTGGCATCGCTGGCGGTGGCAGCGTCTGCCGACGCACTGGGCGGCAGCAACGGAATCCTCACGATAAAGCGTGCGCCACCCTCCGGCGCGTCCTCGTAATGCACGCTGCCGTGATGCAGCACCATGATGTCGTGGACGATCGCAAGGCCCAGACCCGCGCCGCTGTCGACGCCCGCCTCGGTCTGCCCGTCGCCGCGGAAGAACCGCTTGAACAGATCCGCCTGCTGCGAACGCGGCACGCCCGGCCCGTTGTCTTCGACGACGATCTCGGCCATGCGCAGATCGTCGATCAGGGTCTGCGAAACCCTCACCGTGATGCGTCCGCCGTCGGCCCGCGAAGGCGGCACATACTTCAGCGCGTTATCGAGCAGATTCGCGATCACTTCGTGCAGCAGTACCGGGTTGCCGCGCGCCATCAACGGGTCGTCGTTCGACGGATCGTCGAGGCGCTGGAAGCCGAGGTCCACGTGTACCGCTAGCGCGCGCGGCACCCATTCGGCGCCCGTGTCGAAGGCGAGCCCGGCCATGTCGACATTGACGAAGCGGGCCGCCTGTTCACCCGGCTCGGCGCGCGCGAGCGACAGCAATTGATTCGACAACCGCACGGCCCGATCGGCCGCGGCGCGCAGTTCGCGCACGGCGGCGAGCGTCTGCTGCGGATCGCGCGCGACGACCGCCTGCTCCGCATGCAGCTTCACCGCGGTGAGCGGCGTGCGCAGCTGATGCGCGGCATCTGCGATGAATTTACGTTGCGCATCGAGGGCGGCTTTCAGACGATCGAGCAGCGCGTTCAGCGCGCCCGTCAGCGGACGGATCTCGACCGGCACATAGGTTTCGTCGACCGGCTCGAGCGACGTGTGCGTTTGCCGGTTCAGCGAATCGGCGAGCGCGGTCAGCGGATTGAGCTGCTGATTGACGACGCGCCACACGATCACCCAGCCGGCGAGCAGCAGCAGCAGCAACGGCATCATGATCGCGATCAGAAACTCCGCGGCGATGCGGTAACGGTGATGCACGGGCTGCCCGACTTCGACGACGATCGGATTGCCGCCCGGCTGATCGACGCGCACCTGAGCGACCCGCACGGTCACGCCTTCGTGCTGCGTCTCGAATACGTACGCGTAATGCATGCGGCGCACGTTGGTGCCTTGCAGCGGCAGATTGTGGTCGCCGGCGATTTCGCTGTCGCCGGTGCTGATCCGGTAGACCAGATGTTCGACCGGGTCGGAGAACATCGCTTGCGCGAGCGGCGGCACCGTGATCGCCGCTTCCGGTCCGGCAATCTGGATCTGTTTGGAAATAGCGGTCGCGAGGTCCGCGAGCGAACGGTCGACCACGTGCTGCGTGTACTGCCAGGCGAGCCAGTAGGCGATCAGGCCGCTCATCAGCGCGAGCAGCGACAGGGGAGCAGCGAGGCGCCGCAGCAGCGTGCGGCGCAGACTATTGGCGGCCGGCTGGTGCATGATCTTAGGCGCGGGAAAGTTGTGACTGCGGTAGCAACGGCGCGAAGCGCCTTGAGGCAGTCCGGTGTCCGGCACGACGCGCAGCGGGCACAGCCGATGCGCGGCGCCGGTCCGGCGCCGTCAGGCCGCGACGCAATGCGCGGCCTTCACGACGATCATGCGGCCTGGCGGATTTCCTGCAACAGATAGCCAAAGCCACGCACGGTGACGATTTCGACACGGCAGTTCTCGAGCTTCTTGCGCACACGGTGCACGTAGACTTCGATCGCGGTATCGCCGAGATCGCCGCCGAAGTGCGTCAGGTGATCCTGCAATTGCGCCTTGCTGACGACGCGGCCGTGACGCAGCAGCAGCATTTCGAGCACTGCGAATTCGCGCGGCGACAGTTCGAGCGGTTTGTCGTCGTTGAAGATGCGGCGGTCGACGCCCGACAGCCGCACGCCACCCAGTGACACTTCCGGACGCGGCATGTCACCGTGCGGACCGCTGCGGCGCATCACCGCGCGAATGCGCGCTTCCAGCTCGGCCGGCTCGAAAGGCTTCAGCATGTAGTCGTCCGCGCCGGAGTTCAGGCCTTGCACGCGGTCGTTCAATTCGTCGCGCGCGGTCAGGATGATCACCGGCGTGTGACGGTTGCTCTGGCGGAAACGCGACAGCAGCGTCATGCCGTCGATACCCGGCAGACCCAGATCGAGGATCACGAGTTCGTGGCGGTTTTGGGTGAGGGCCTGTTCGGCAAAGATGCCGTCATGGACCATGTCGACGGTGAAGCCGGCTTGTTCGAGACTGCTTTGGATGCCGCGTGCGATGGGGCGGTCATCTTCGATCAGAAGGAGTCGCATGGATTTCGCTCAAGTACAATGGGTTTAGGCGTTTTGGCAAGCGGTTCGCCGGGGCGCCTGCAACACAGCCAGCGTGCGACGCGGCGGCAGAGGCCCCACGAAGCAGCTGTCGAGCCGACTCGAAGCGCCGTGCCAGTCATCACGAAGTCATGTCCGAGATCAGCATTCACGAACTGGAAGCCGCGATCAACTTCTGGCGCGCCCGCTCACCTTCGAGCGGCGACGAACACGTTCTGTGCAAGGAGGCAAGCGCACTATCCAAGCCGTATGCGCTGCTGATTGTACAGCGTCAGAAGTCGCTATCACTCGATCGTTTTGACCCGATTGCAAGGCAGGCCTGGGAAGCTTACGTTCAACTTAAGGATAGCCTGTAGAACTGAAGGTTTGCCCAGGGTATTGCCTGCATTGTCCTTTCATTGTGGACCGATTACGCGGCAAGTTGTATATAAACACGCATAAGGGCCCGTAATTATTTGTATTAGGTAGTAACACTGTCGATGAATGTCGCAAGCGCGATGTCGCGCTCGGTAACGCCGTTCGCTTCATGGGTGGACAGCGTGATATCGACCTTGTTGTACACGTTGAACCACTCTGGATGATGATCCATTTCCTGCGCCTTGATCGCCACGCGCGTCATGAAGCCGAACGCCTCGTTGAAGTCGGCGAATTCGAAGCTGCGGCGAATCGCGTCACGCTCCGCCACGCTTTCCCAGCGATCCAGTTTGGCCAGTTGCTGGGTGCGCTCCTCGGAAGTCAGTTTCTGAATCATGGAGTTACCTCGTTGGTCGAACACGCTCGCCGGCAGGCGGGCGAAACCGGTATTTTTTCACGATTGTGCAACGCTCGCCGTGCGCCGGGCCGGGTGGGTCTAAGGCGGCTTGGCGTTTAAACGTCGCCGCTGGTTTGCCATCCCTCGCGGGTTCCGCGCGAGATCACGCGGTCGCCGTCGAGCACGTCGCCCGCTGCGTAGGCCGGTGCATTGGCGAGCCTCGCCAGCAGCGGCGCGAAGTCCGTTTGTGCGACGCGGAACAGTTGCGCGAAGTCATCGATGACGAAGTAGGTTTGCTGGAACGTATCGATGCGGTAACGCGTGCGCATCACACGTTCCAGCGCGAAGCCGAGCCGGTTCGGCGCCGCGCTTTGCTCGCTGTATACCGTCTCGGCCTTGCTCGAGACGATGCCGGCGCCGTAGATCTTCACGCCGTTCGGACTCGCGGCATCGCGGATCAGCCCGAACTCCACTGTGTACCAATAGAGCCGCGCGAGCAGCGGCAGCGCGCCCGCTTCATTGGCGGCGAGCGCGGCGCGGCCGTATGCGTCCATGTAGTCGGCAAACACCGGGTTGATCAGTAGCGGCACATGGCCGAACAGATCGTGAAAGCAGTCGGGCTCCTGCAGGTAGTCGAGCTGGTCGGGTCGGCGCATCCACCACGTAACCGGAAAGCGGCGATTCGCCAGATGCTCGAAGAACACCTGATCCGGCACGAGGCCAGGCACGGCGACGATGCGCCAGCCGGTTGAGGGCGTCAGCTTCGCGTTGACGTCGTCGAAAGACGGCACGCGCTCCGACGGCAGGCCGATACGCTCGACGCCCGCGAGGAATTCATCGCACGCACGGCCTTCCAGCAAGGCGGTTTGGCGCGCGTACAACTGTCGCCAGACGGCATGGTCAACCGTGCCGTAGCGTTCGAGCGGCTGGTCGATCGTAAAGTCGGCTCGGGTCTCGAGACCGGCGTCGAACTGTTCTTTGAGTTTGGCGGTGCTGGCGGCGGACATGGCGAAGCTTTAACGGGGAAATCGCAGGAAATCGGTACATGCGAGTGTAGAGCGGAGTACATGCGGAAGGGGCGCAAGTTGGGCGTGAAAATCAGCAGGTATGCGATAATCGTGCGTTAACTAGCCAATTTATGCGGGACATCAACATGCTTGAACTCGACCACTTCGATCTAGCGCTGCTCGACGTGCTGCAGCGCTTTGGCCGCGCCACGCATCAGCAGCTGGCCGAGCAGGTGCCGCTGTCGCCGTCGCAGATCGGGCGACGGCTGCAGCGGCTGGAACAGGTCGGCGTGGTGGATGGCTATCGCGTCGTGTTGCGGCCGGAAAAGCTCGGCCTCGGCGTCACCGCTTTCACGAGCCTGAAGCTGAAGCATCACGGCGATTCGATTATCGAGCAGTTTCAGCAGCAGATCGACGTGCTGCCCGAAGTACTGGAGTGTCACGCGGTCGTCGGCGATGCCGACTATCTGCTGCGCATCGTCGCGCCGGATCTGAATTATCTGTCGACCTTCGTGATGAAGAAGCTGATGCGCGTGCCGGGTGTCGATAGCGTGCGCTCGAATATCGTGCTGACCACGTTCAAGCGCAATGGGCCGTTGCCGCTCGGGCATCTTGCGCCGGGGGCTGCGCCGGTCTGAAGGTTTGAGGCCGTTGCCGGCGGGTGTCGACAAGCCGGCAGAGGGAGCCGCGCGCGCGCCGCCGCGGCCCCTGCAGTGACGCGATCCTTATGCCGCTCGCTTCGGCTCGTCGTCCGCATTCAGCAGATCGACATACGCGACCGGCACCAGATCCGCTTGGGATACGCCGAGGCTCTTGAACAGCGCTTCCGCTTCGGCGTGGCCGCCTTCTTCGTCGTCGTCCTGCGCGAGCACCACTTCGAGTTCGACGAAATCACCGAGACCGTCGACGCGATCCAGATGAATCCGCGTGCGCCCGCTCAGATACACGTGCCGCTCTTTCGAGACGATGCCGCGCGTGGTCAGTGCGGTCGCGAGCAGCGCATGCATTGCTTCGGGATTCGCGACCGGACTGCGCGTGTAGTACGACGCCTTCGGGCCGTCGCGGTCGTCGCGCTGATAGAAGATCAGCTCGGCCGGCGTGCCGTCGTCGAACTGGCGCAGCTTCAGGCGGCCGCGCGGCACGTCGTAGAAAAAGTCCTGCTGGCGAAAGATCAGTGGCGCGTCCGTCGCGAGCTGCGCGGCGCGCTCGCGCAGTTGGTCGAAATGCTGGGCGCGGGCTTTGATTTCGATGTTGCGTGCCATGTGGGCTCCTTTGGATGGGCGGAGTGATCGACGGCTTCCGGGGCCACTGGTGGTGCCGGGGAGAAGCCGCCAGGAAGGACGAAGTCGGGCGGAACGGAAAGCGCTACGAGGGCGCTGCGCGAGCGCAAACCGACAATCTAGCAAAAACTTCGTGACCGAATGCTTTCAGCCCGCGCGGCAGGTGGGACGAGTGCGGGCATTAGCGAGACTCATATCGCAGCGCGTCAGACGGTCCTCGCTCAGATCGCCCACTGCTGATCGATCAGCTTCAAGGCCGCCGCGATCGCCGGCTCGTCCTTGCGCTCGGCGAGCGTGATGAAGCTCAACTGCGTCGGCACGGTGATGCCATCGACGATCGTCAGCGCGTGCGCATGCGCCTCGGCGATTGCGGTTGCGTCGCGAGCAAGCGTGAGACCGACTCCCGACTTGACCAGATCGAGCATCGACGGCTCCTGGTCCACCTCGGCCACCTTGACGGGTTTCACACCCGCCTCGCCGAAACAGCGCGACAGCAGCCGGTTGTGCGCGGACGCCGGCGGCGTCCAGATCCACGGCAGCGCCGCGAGCGAGCGCCAGTCCCGCGCACCCTTCACGCGATCTTTCCAGCCCGCCGGCGCGAGCACGCGATACTGGAAATGCGTGAGCGTGACCGCGTGAAACGTGGCGCCGTCGCGGGTGTCGTCGTCGGAGGGCAGGCCGATGTAATAGCCGACGTCGAGCTCGCCCGCCCGAATCTGCTCGCGTACCCAGCCCGACATGCCGTGGCGCAGCGCGGTTTCGATCTGCGGCCAGGTCTCGACGAGTTGCTTCAGGAAGCCGCCCAGGCGCAAAAACTCGGGGTCGAGAATGGTGCCGATGCGCAGGCGCCCGCGCACTTCCTGGCGGAGCGTCTGCGCGGCGCGCTGTACGTCGGCTGCCGCGCCGAGCGCGCGTTCGGCGTGCGGCAGCAGCGCCTGGCCGTCGCGAGTCAGCGCGAGCCCGTGCGAAGTCCGCGTGAACAGCGTCACGCCGAGCGTTTCCTGCAAGTGCTTGATTTGCAGGCTGACGGCGGGTTGGGTCAGATGTAGCTGCACCGCGGCGCGCGTGAGGTTGCCCTCGCGTGCGACGGTGACGAAAGCCCTAAGCAGAGTCAGATCCATATCCTGATATTAGCGCGGCTTATAGCGCAGTTGAGCATTACTCATTGGATTTGTCGCTCCTAGACGCCGTACGCTGAGCGTTGAGCAATGCTTCGGCGCGCGGTATCGAGCGCGAAGCGGGAGATTTCACAGCAAAAGAGGAACGAGATGAGTGAGACATATTCCGACGCAACCGCGCAGCACGAGGCCGCACGCAGCGCGGCGAGCGCACGCGCGCTGAGCCATTTCATCAACGGCAAGACCGTCGAAGGCACGAGCGGGCGCTTCGGCGACGTCTTCAATCCGGCGCTCGGCAGCGTCAGCGCGCGCGTGCCGCTCGCGAGCGTCGCCGAGGTGGACGCTGCTGTTGCCGCGGCCAACGCCGCGTTTCCCGCGTGGAGCGAAACCGCGCCGATCAAACGCGCGCGGGTGCTGTTCAAGTTCAAGGAACTGCTTGACCGCCATCACGACGAACTCGCGGAGCTGATCACGCGCGAGCACGGCAAGGTGTTTTCCGACGCCAAGGGCGAAGTGATGCGCGGCATCGAAATCGTCGAATTCGCGTGCGGCATCCCGAACCTGCTGAAGACCGATTTCACCGATCAGATCGGCGGCGGCATCGACAACTGGAATCTGCGCCAGCCGCTCGGTGTGGTCGCCGGCATCACGCCGTTCAATTTCCCGATGATGGTGCCGTGCTGGATGTTCCCGGTCGCGCTCGCGTGCGGCAACACCTTCGTGTTGAAGCCGTCCGAACGCGATCCGTCCGCATCGATCCGGCTCGCCGAACTGCTGAAGGAAGCGGGCCTGCCGGACGGCGTGTTCAACGTCGTGCACGGCGACAAGGTCGCGGTGGATGCGCTGCTCGCACATCCCGAAGTGAGCGCGCTGTCGTTCGTCGGCTCGACGCCGATCGCCGAATACATCTACACGGAAGGCACGAAGCACGGCAAGCGGGTGCAGGCGTTGGGCGGGGCGAAGAATCATCTGGTTGTAATGCCCGACGCCGATCTCGACCAGGCCGTCGACGCCCTGATCGGCGCCGCCTACGGTTCGGCCGGCGAGCGCTGCATGGCGATTTCGGTGGCGGTCGCGGTGGGGCATATCGCCGATGAACTGATCGAGCGTCTGACGCCGCGCGTGAAGAGCCTGAAGATCCTCAACGGCATGGAAGCGGCGGCCGAGATGGGGCCGCTCGTCACCGGCGCGCATCGGGACAAGGTGGTCGGCTATATCGACGCCGGCGTCGCCGCGGGCGCGAAGCTCGTCGTCGATGGACGCGCTCATCAGGTCGTGGGGCACGAGAAGGGCTTTTTCCTCGGCGGGACGCTGTTCGACGAAGTGTCGCCCGAGATGAAGATCTACCGCGAAGAAATCTTCGGACCGGTGCTGTGCGTCGTGCGCGTGCCCGACTTTGCCTCGGCGGTCGAGCTGATCAACGCGAATCAGTTTGCGAACGGCGTGTCGCTATTTACGACCGACGGCGGCATTGCGCGCGCGTTTTCCCGGCAGATCGAGATCGGCATGGTCGGCATCAACGTGCCGATTCCGGTGCCGATGGCCTGGCATTCGTTCGGCGGCTGGAAGAAGTCGCTGTTCGGCGATCATCACGCGTACGGCGAGGAAGGCGTGCGGTTCTATACGCGCTACAAGAGCATCATGCAGCGCTGGCCCGACAGCATTGCGAAGGGCGCGGAGTTCACGATGCCGGTCGCCAAATAAGCTGGCGGCTTTGCGCCGCATCAAGTCGGCGAACGCGCGAGCAAAAGAGTAAAAGCGAATAAAAGCGCGTCGCGGCGCAAGCGTGGAAGCGATCGAGCTTCCACGCCTGCGCTGCAAAAAATGCTTAGGAGACTGA encodes the following:
- a CDS encoding Lrp/AsnC family transcriptional regulator; its protein translation is MLELDHFDLALLDVLQRFGRATHQQLAEQVPLSPSQIGRRLQRLEQVGVVDGYRVVLRPEKLGLGVTAFTSLKLKHHGDSIIEQFQQQIDVLPEVLECHAVVGDADYLLRIVAPDLNYLSTFVMKKLMRVPGVDSVRSNIVLTTFKRNGPLPLGHLAPGAAPV
- a CDS encoding SET domain-containing protein; its protein translation is MNSRRIAVRRSGVHGKGVFALEPIAAGERLIEYKGERITWKEALRRHPHNPAEPNHTFYFALDNGKVIDGKVNGNSARWINHSCAPNCEAEEIDGHVYVHALRDIAEGEEVFYDYGLVIDARQTKKLKKEYECRCGARKCRGTMLAPPQKGKGGGKSGKGADKDQKSSKSAKKSKKK
- a CDS encoding sensor histidine kinase; translated protein: MHQPAANSLRRTLLRRLAAPLSLLALMSGLIAYWLAWQYTQHVVDRSLADLATAISKQIQIAGPEAAITVPPLAQAMFSDPVEHLVYRISTGDSEIAGDHNLPLQGTNVRRMHYAYVFETQHEGVTVRVAQVRVDQPGGNPIVVEVGQPVHHRYRIAAEFLIAIMMPLLLLLLAGWVIVWRVVNQQLNPLTALADSLNRQTHTSLEPVDETYVPVEIRPLTGALNALLDRLKAALDAQRKFIADAAHQLRTPLTAVKLHAEQAVVARDPQQTLAAVRELRAAADRAVRLSNQLLSLARAEPGEQAARFVNVDMAGLAFDTGAEWVPRALAVHVDLGFQRLDDPSNDDPLMARGNPVLLHEVIANLLDNALKYVPPSRADGGRITVRVSQTLIDDLRMAEIVVEDNGPGVPRSQQADLFKRFFRGDGQTEAGVDSGAGLGLAIVHDIMVLHHGSVHYEDAPEGGARFIVRIPLLPPSASADAATASDANERRATKKPAHSAPVDL
- a CDS encoding response regulator — its product is MRLLLIEDDRPIARGIQSSLEQAGFTVDMVHDGIFAEQALTQNRHELVILDLGLPGIDGMTLLSRFRQSNRHTPVIILTARDELNDRVQGLNSGADDYMLKPFEPAELEARIRAVMRRSGPHGDMPRPEVSLGGVRLSGVDRRIFNDDKPLELSPREFAVLEMLLLRHGRVVSKAQLQDHLTHFGGDLGDTAIEVYVHRVRKKLENCRVEIVTVRGFGYLLQEIRQAA
- a CDS encoding DUF3717 domain-containing protein, translating into MSEISIHELEAAINFWRARSPSSGDEHVLCKEASALSKPYALLIVQRQKSLSLDRFDPIARQAWEAYVQLKDSL
- a CDS encoding LysR family transcriptional regulator codes for the protein MDLTLLRAFVTVAREGNLTRAAVQLHLTQPAVSLQIKHLQETLGVTLFTRTSHGLALTRDGQALLPHAERALGAAADVQRAAQTLRQEVRGRLRIGTILDPEFLRLGGFLKQLVETWPQIETALRHGMSGWVREQIRAGELDVGYYIGLPSDDDTRDGATFHAVTLTHFQYRVLAPAGWKDRVKGARDWRSLAALPWIWTPPASAHNRLLSRCFGEAGVKPVKVAEVDQEPSMLDLVKSGVGLTLARDATAIAEAHAHALTIVDGITVPTQLSFITLAERKDEPAIAAALKLIDQQWAI
- a CDS encoding class IV adenylate cyclase translates to MARNIEIKARAQHFDQLRERAAQLATDAPLIFRQQDFFYDVPRGRLKLRQFDDGTPAELIFYQRDDRDGPKASYYTRSPVANPEAMHALLATALTTRGIVSKERHVYLSGRTRIHLDRVDGLGDFVELEVVLAQDDDEEGGHAEAEALFKSLGVSQADLVPVAYVDLLNADDEPKRAA
- the phhA gene encoding phenylalanine 4-monooxygenase, whose translation is MSAASTAKLKEQFDAGLETRADFTIDQPLERYGTVDHAVWRQLYARQTALLEGRACDEFLAGVERIGLPSERVPSFDDVNAKLTPSTGWRIVAVPGLVPDQVFFEHLANRRFPVTWWMRRPDQLDYLQEPDCFHDLFGHVPLLINPVFADYMDAYGRAALAANEAGALPLLARLYWYTVEFGLIRDAASPNGVKIYGAGIVSSKAETVYSEQSAAPNRLGFALERVMRTRYRIDTFQQTYFVIDDFAQLFRVAQTDFAPLLARLANAPAYAAGDVLDGDRVISRGTREGWQTSGDV
- a CDS encoding CoA-acylating methylmalonate-semialdehyde dehydrogenase, producing MSETYSDATAQHEAARSAASARALSHFINGKTVEGTSGRFGDVFNPALGSVSARVPLASVAEVDAAVAAANAAFPAWSETAPIKRARVLFKFKELLDRHHDELAELITREHGKVFSDAKGEVMRGIEIVEFACGIPNLLKTDFTDQIGGGIDNWNLRQPLGVVAGITPFNFPMMVPCWMFPVALACGNTFVLKPSERDPSASIRLAELLKEAGLPDGVFNVVHGDKVAVDALLAHPEVSALSFVGSTPIAEYIYTEGTKHGKRVQALGGAKNHLVVMPDADLDQAVDALIGAAYGSAGERCMAISVAVAVGHIADELIERLTPRVKSLKILNGMEAAAEMGPLVTGAHRDKVVGYIDAGVAAGAKLVVDGRAHQVVGHEKGFFLGGTLFDEVSPEMKIYREEIFGPVLCVVRVPDFASAVELINANQFANGVSLFTTDGGIARAFSRQIEIGMVGINVPIPVPMAWHSFGGWKKSLFGDHHAYGEEGVRFYTRYKSIMQRWPDSIAKGAEFTMPVAK
- a CDS encoding 4a-hydroxytetrahydrobiopterin dehydratase, yielding MFDQRGNSMIQKLTSEERTQQLAKLDRWESVAERDAIRRSFEFADFNEAFGFMTRVAIKAQEMDHHPEWFNVYNKVDITLSTHEANGVTERDIALATFIDSVTT